AAAATACACATCTTTCCTCTACTTTAGAAGGAATATTGTATGCCATAGAATGACCTCCTTCCCATCACACAGTACTTAGGGGCTTGCATAAAAAATACTATATAATCAGCTCGCATGAGAACAGATAAATTCCAGACACTCAAGTAAGCAACAATGTCCCTGATCTTTAATGATTTGCTTGCTCAAGTTTTGCTATTAGTTTCTGTAAAAAAATTGAGACTCACGCTTCATTGGAGAAAAACTCATCTATGTTGAAACCAGAAAATGGATCATTTACAAAACGTCCAATAAACTCCTCCAACCTTATTATCCTCCTTGATCTAATTTATTCTCCTAGAAGACTGCCCAGTGTTAGGTACTTTCTTGACCACAAGTATTCTTCATAAAACAACAATAAAGTGCACGCTGTTGCAATGCCACCACTGATGGCCACTCTCACCCACCCACTCCAGCCAAGCTCACAAAGAACTGCTGCCTCCCCAGCCCTCCCTATCCTGCAGCCTGTCCTTTCCCTGGGCACCAGCACCCTTGTTCAGAGAGCACGCCTTGTCTAGGAGCTCTGCAAGGTCAGCATCTGGAAGCTGTAGGCTTCTCACTGTATCTACTGCCCTACACAAGGAGCAAGGACACAACGTTCTTGTCTAAGAAACATAAATGGCCTTTAAACTTCAAGATTTCCCAGCCAAAGCTtcctttgtttctatttttccaaaTGGGAAGGACAGGCTTGGGGGaagctgaaaaggaaacttAACAGTGTGAAAGCGACATGGCCatgtttttcaaataactttCAGAAACTTGCTTTTAATGGTAAGATGCTataatttcaaaagcagcatcttGGGTGATCTATATCCAGCATCCACTTACTCGAAATGGATTTGATAATGAAGGCACAggctcacttttttttttttactggtaAAAGACAGCAAACACAGTCAATATGCATTACTGACACAAAAGCACAAGCGACGATAAAGCCAGTGTCAAAACTTCTCAGCATCTGTCCTTTAGCTTCAATGCATCTGGCCTTCTGCCTACCTTTTCACCtcaggaaaagaacaaagtaaTTAGAATGGAGTTAACTTCAAACACAGGTTTACCTACACATACACGTTAGTGGGAATTGTTATACTCTGTTGCTGAACTTTCTGAGGGTCCTAGATGACAGTATTCACCTCTTAAAATGCCAGCAAATGGAAAATCACTTCAGTAGTAGTAGTAGCAGCTGACATGGTCCCTCCACTTTGCTAACAGTTTATGTCACAGTAGAAAAACTAGCTTTacttctttctatttctttgatTACTATTGCGTGGTATTGATTTTGTTAAAGGTGAACAAAGAAGCCCTAGGAAAAGTTAAACGAGTAACCTGCTTAAGATCCCATGCCATTCACTGTGCACGTGTGGAGTTTAAAATGGTCAGTCACTGAAACaagttcatttttgtttgattgtttgttttcaattacaCGCCAGGAAAAAGACTCTGAGTGTCTTCCATAGCAAATCACTGAGTACTTTAAGTATCTCACAAGATCCAGCTTGTACAACTTTCTTTGACGGTGATGGCAGTTGttatggggaaaaacaaaacaaaacaaacaaacaaaacagaaacagaccCCCCAACATTTGGAATTATGCAAGTGGCAGCTAGAAAAGCCCTTCGTTTTACCTCTAGCTTTTATATCATCCCTAGTCCGAACAATAACTATCCCACCTGCTCCCCAAAAGGCTGTTCAGATTACACAGTAACTCATCTATAAAAATGTGCTGGCTGACTTTACACAGGCAATAGTGCCAAGGACCAGACTCTGAAGGAACACAGCAGGTGGTCAGTCACATAGCATGCCACTTCACAACTCTACAAGCCTAAAACAGCAAAGAACGTGGAAATGCATCACCATATCCAATACAACTCAAAGATTTTTAAGTGTTAAATCAAGTTCTCCAATAGTGCTGTGCACACATTTAAACTAGGCTTCCGCTGGTTAATGCATTCTTAAGTAGGAGATGCACTATACATAACGGTAACTGCAGAGAGTCATACTTCCTGGCATGATTGAAGGAGGTGAGATTTAGTTACTCTCGCTGCGATCCTCTGATAACTCATCCTTGCTGTGTTAACCATTAATTGTATTGCATGGTTGGCAACTATGAGTAAATCAATCACCAATGTTGAAAATTTGGCTCAGGACCACAAAGTGCATGTTTGGCATAAGATAAAACAAACCTCTCCCCCAATCCTTTTGAACAACTGACCTCCAGCCCACATCTGCGACCGAACGGTGGATAGATAATTCATTTCCATGCTATTACATTGAGGTATAACTACCAGAAACGTTAACTATCAGTATCAGCTGATATTTATCCAGTTAATTCACTCTGCATAAGGGAAATTATTACAACACATCTAAAGTGATAGTTAAAGCTTACAGctcagaattttccttttttttttttttttttttttttttgcatttgattttgtgtgttttatgtttcatttcctttatgtCACCAGCTGCAATTCCCAGGTTAATGATTTCCAAGCAGATGTGAAAGAAAGCCcgaagacttctttttttcctgggatTCTGCTTCTTGGCCTTGTGAAAGTCCCAGTTCTTTCTCAATCTGCTCAAGCTCAGACTGGTCAAGCAGTTCAAAATCATCGGCTTCCTCGGTGTCTGTCTCCTCACTCAAGCTGGGCACCGCGTGTGATGGAGCTGGCTGCACAGACTGCAGCTGGTCTTTGATGGCAGCTGACACCGCGGCGGCGATGACATCCCCAGCAATACCGCTCATTAAATTAAAGGTTTGGTCACTGGTCAAAGGCAAGGAGAGCCCTGCAGTGGATGGTCTCTCTTTACTCGGTCTGGAAGAATGCTCCGCCTTTGAAgacatttgttcttttattctgttttgctggATGGGCATACCGATGCTTGAGTCATCATCGTCATTTGTTCCTGCCCCATTTTCTAAAGAAGGGAATTCTGAGAGCTCTCTAGCGAAAGCTTCTTCGTGATCACTAGGTCGGTCAAAATCTATCATAAGATTAACAAAGGGAAACTGTTAGCGAACAAGAAAGGCTTCCCCCCAAAAGCAGCCACAGGTAAAAATGAAACTCATCAATTTTCCTTTGAATACACTTATTATTTCATCATCTTCTGTACTCTTAACACAGAAGAGTGTTATCTTATAtctaaaacagaataaaaacctAGTACTTTGCATCACCTGATATCAACCCGACTTCGAATTTGAGCTTGTACCGTGTGAGGAAATCATTCCAATCCCATTAAAAATGattgaaatgtaaaacaaaggaacaaaaaaaaataaaccaagcaCTCAACTAtattgcattttccatttcagtgagCCCACAACATTAAATTTTTCTGCCTAAGGTCATTTTGCAATATTTATGTGGAGATTTGGAAAACTGCTTGAGAACAACTCCTTTCAATATTATTTGAAGaatattcctttttaaagcGGTATCTAGCTGCATATGAAACAACCTATGCAAATCTTCATCACAGCCAGTTCTAAATACAACAAACACCCAAAGTCCTAGCAATTATAATGCGACAAGTCTTTAAAGTCTTCTTCTTCAAATACATATAAATTACAATATATGTAAATTACAAACTTACAGATTAAAAGTTACAGATTTTcaataattcttttaaaagtgTAATAAACATTTAATAGCATGtttaaacaaagatgaaaaaacaaTGTACAGACTTCATTTGTAGTTTTTCGCTTTCATGTCCAGTGTTTGTGCTAAACAGGGAACAGAAAATAGGAACTACAGATAACCAGTAGAGTTTCATGTATTCAAGTggataaaaaaagaatgcaaactagtaaaaagtagtattttaatGACTGATTTAATAGCATGTATTTAGAAATGTGTAAAGCATACTGACTACAACACATGGTCTGTGGAATATACCTGAGTGAGCATAAGGGAACACTTTGATCCAGTACTACTAGGCAACATTTGAAtaagtaaggaaaaaatattcaatttGAACTTACTTTCTATGAAAACAAGCAATATGAGCTTTCGTAAGGGCTAAGGAAACGAACTCTAAAACTCTgacaacattttcttcatttcctttgggaAACAGAGGCTGGAAAGGTCACAAGGAAGGGCTATGTTGCCTGTAAAGTGGCAGCTTAAATGCACAGAGCTTTGAGACTTTGTGCTAGAGACTTTGTGCTAGACTTTGGATTCATCCCATCTGGTCTCATGCTTGTGTGTATGTCCAGTCTGCTGAAGTGCTCCGCAGGGAAGAAAAGTggaagttgtttatttttgatttAGCGAGGCCTTCAACACACTCTCCCACATTTCCGTATGGCACAATTGGTGAGTGAACTGGGTAGGTGAACTTCTTGGCGCATGGAAAATTGGCTCAACCACAAGGCTTATGGGGCTTTGACTATTGATACAAAAACCCACTGGATGCCAGTTAGTGGTAATGCCTCTGAAAGGTACTGAAGCCAGCACTGTTCAAAGTTTTTATTAATGACCTGGATGGTGGGTTGGAGCGCACTCTCAGCAATTTGATGGACAGAAAGAAATGGCTCAAGGGCAGATGCAATTAATATTCTAGAGGTGAGAAACCTCATCACGCTGAAGAAATGAATGGGCTGAAAGGGAATGTTATGAAGTCCAGAATTATGCAGTCTTGCTATTGGGATGGAATAACCAATGCAGCAGTACTATCTGGGGGCAATGAGACAGGAATCAGCTTTGAAGACATTCCAGTTCACAATTCTATGACCATGCAATGCAGGCTATTTACAACTCAAAgtattaacaaaataatttatgttaaTAATTTGGCCTTTATAATGTGGATGTGTAATATCACCCTGATTGCCATCTTCAGTGAACTTCTTAGAAGAATGGTGCAAGATCAGCAGCGcaacaaatccaaacaaaagTTTACACCAAAATACTGTTGTTCTTCGTATTTATTCAGGCTCGGTACAACTGAATGCTTGGTCTGTAAAAAGCATGTGCTTCAAGTTCCAGACAAGATCAAGACAAGTGCTTGAGGATCTCTTCCTAGTCTTGGCCTTGATGACTCATTTAGGCTCGTGACTGGATGTCTTTAACTGTCTGTTTAGCCATTCAAAGTATACGCTTCTTTCCTAATAGAACTGATACTAACTCAAAATGTTTACTTGCTCAATAGGTCTGGTAGAAGAGATCTGGCACATACTCGGATGCATCTGTTTTACTCACTgctatttatatatttagatACTTAGCAAtgtacttcattatttttaagatgcaGATAGCTCTTACAGAAGGCGTACCCAAAATAAACACTGGAATGAAATTTAAATTCAGTGTTgaataacaaacaaataagcaaacaaaagaaaacaaaccaaaaaaaggCCAGACACTTCTATTCTCAAAATCTCTAATAGCTTTCAGGTAACTTACAAGACTGCAATTTGCTGATAAAATAGATGAAGCTGTTACATACCATCAGATGTGTCTGTCTGTGGAGAATACCCCTCGGATAAGTTAAAGGTCCCATTATCGGTCCAAGATACTTCTGATACATCTGTGTCAGACACTGACAGCTCTTTGGCAACAACTGCAGGACTAACCTATGTATAAATTCAAACATTCACACTACAGAAAGACAATgtttagatactgaaaaagaAGTATCCTGCATATCACAGCACTATACACAGTCTCCTATTTAAGTTTTAATGgtagaaatattaaaataatattacaggaaacatgaaaatgaacCATCCCTCTTCTTAATTCATGACTATATTCAGGTAAAGCATAGGAAATTCCAATTACTCATTCTTAATGTACTATcttactgaaatgaaatcaccatatgcataaatataaagaaatgcatcgaatcaaaacaaaaacattatcCATGAGATAACCGAAAAACAGCCAAATCTTAACTCATTATCCTTTAAGAATTTATCAGTGTTCAATTATGTCTGCTACAACTTTTTAtcctatttatatatatatttttttttttctcatatatatatatatatacaaacacatataaataaataaataaataaatttgagaATGTTAAGACTCCTTCAAGGTGATGACTGTCAAAATCAGGCTCCACACACAACTGATCCAATTTTGCATCAGAATTTCTAGAAATCTAATTGCTTTTTTTAACAACTGATTTTCCAATTATAATGGAAAAGTTGTCTGTCGTACACATTAAGAGAATAAGGAGGTATTAGGGTGTTCGCATACACACATGGAAAGATATCTGTTGATAATATACTGATTTATACTATTATTGAAAATGATCTGACAAGTGATTGAACAAGTATTAGACAAATTATGTAGAATTTCtatgcatttctcttttatattttaattttaagaagttAGCTGCAACTTCACTTCTGCAAATACAAACAGCTGCCCTTGCTATGAAATTCTAGTTTTATCATTTTACGGCCActacaaaataaacacactgaTCTAGATAGTAGTCTACATATTATCTATATagaatttaaactgaaaaagtcACCTTAGGACACAGGGCTGATATGTCTAATTCACTGTCATCTtctgtggcttttgtttttgctgtttctgaaagaaaaaaaaaaaaaaattatcctaCTCATGACAATGGACTTCCAGGACTTCCACACTTCTGTGTGTGCTCTCTATGAGACAATTTAGGTAGTACAGCAAACTGTCACCTGCTGATACAGGTATTGTTTATGTAATATGCTATGGAGGTGAGAAAAAAGGCCGAATAAAAGGCTAgatatcatttaaaatatattgtgcAGCAGCCAAGGAGAGAGaatgctgctctgaaatgcattcaaacacatttatttactcATACTGCTCTTCTTCCAGAAGCTTCTGTTAGGTCACATTAACATAATGTGTCCTAAGTGATATATATTCATCTTTTAAGCTATGCTGCCATTACAAGGTGCAATTGCAGCATACTGTTAAAATAGGCAGTCTAGTTACACCAGCACATTGTGTTACTTTTACCTGAAAATACATAGTTTTCTGGATAGCTACATGAAATATTCATtgcccaccccacccccccagtTATTCCACATTCATAACATTTCTATGCATAAGAAGCATCCTCTGATGTCTGGCAGAATGTTGCTCCTGGCAGATGAACAGAAACACAATTTTCACCTCTCTGTCTGAGAATAACTTGGTGAATACGTTAAATTAATATAAGCCAGTATCACTAGAAAGCACAGTCATGTTATTGTTGGTTGACTGTTTTTGTAACTTGCTGCTTCTTCTTGTGCCAGTACGAGGATGTGTGAACTAATGAACTGAAGGCAAGTGGTTAAGCAATGCAGGGAGCTTGTCTTGCTTAAATTAACTTCCAGGATGTGAGGCAGGAAAGAACAACTCTAAACTGGCCCATTTTTCTAGCACTGGTTAATGAAATTTATGAAACAACAGCCTAATCACTTAAAACTAGAACAAGGTGGAGCAATGCATGAAAGAAACAATTCAGTGCATTACTCCTTATTTCCAGCAACTATTTCACTATTtgtgagagaaacaaaaaaagcagatggtTCCTCTCACTGTGTTTAGGAACAGGAAATTATACGATTAACTGCTGTAagaaatatactttttaaagcagatatgAGATCTACTGATCTAATGCTAACTAAAAAGGCTAGGCTACCTGCAAACAATGACTATAACTATGAAGTTTTAATGATCATAATTAGtgcttacaaaaacaaacttaaGACAACCACATTTGCTTAAGCATTTTTCCCAAATTTACTTTATAACTTAAAATCCAAAGGTTTTTGAGGTTATAAGGATTTCAAGTGAGATAGGTGAGATTTTGTTTTAAGCCGACTCCTCCCTGGTCTGACTAAAAGCTTTGAATAATTTCAAGCTAATGGCCTACTATAATTCTTAAATGCTTACAGAGTatttggggaagaaaacatctcttttttttcttgttgttgctggGAGTAAAACATAGATGCTAGAACAGAGCTCAGTCTCTTAGTAAAAATCCTGTGATGTACAGTTTTGTGTTCTTGAGTGATTCTCTCTCCTGGATGAGTTTGCCTTATCTAAATAGAAATAGACATTTCATACTTTACATCAAGTAggctttatttctgaaaatctgcAAGCAGTACAGCTAATCACATACAATGAGAACCATCAGTCTTGCCTTGCTTCTTTCcactaaatcttttttttctttttttgtcactATAGCCAGACGTTTGACATATATTACCATTCATTAAGCTAATGACAGCCAGGTTTGAAGTAAGAAACACCTTTACATTTGTCTTCACAGGACAAGTCAAACTGCTTACAAGGCGAATAAGGTGGCATCTGCAtacagaaatgcattatttgGGACTGCACTTAGTTACTCACcagatctctcttttttcttctggttgaTGTATTCCACTATCCCAAAATCTAGTTTCTTCAGAACAGACTTGAATTTGTTGCACAGTTTCTGTCCAAATTCATTGCACTTGAGGAAAGGACATAAAAAGGCACACAATACTGtgataaagacagaaagaaaaaatgcactgaaatattgctttataaaacattaataaataaatgattaagCAATGCACTGTATTATTAATCCTACACaatataattaattttgtaTAACATAGCCCACCTTGAAATACCCATGTCGGACAAACtcttaaaaaaatcttttttctggGACCCACTCCTGCTCACCACAAAACAATAACATGGTACACATACCAATGACACCATTCTTAGTTCCAGCAATGGACAATTTATTATCACTGTAACATTTATCATCACTTTGATTTAGTCTGACTTTGACATTGCTATCTGAGTTACATGGCTATGCAACATTATGTCAGAATCAACAACCTTAAAAAACTTGTAAGCTGTCTTCCAAAGAGCAAATGACATTTGTCAGAATTTACATCTATGTACGcatatcatcatcatagtatcatagtatcataatCTCGTGcgggttgggagggaccttagagatcatcgagtccaagccccgggattcgagcctcctgtgtagcagagcggcacttctaccacttgcgccacaggggggatgcgaacccgggcctccaatgttgcaacgcggcattcctaccactgcgccaccggggcacacgcttaatatatatatacatatgtacatatgtataactataaataaaacactCTCTCTATACAGAGACCCAATAATGAACAAACCACATACAGACTGTGACCGGAAAAGAGACCATACTTACGCAAGACATAGGAGAGGACAACTCCAGGAATGTAACTTCCCAAGACAGTGAAAAATGTACATACACTGCAGACTAGTAGGCAAAACTGACAAAGATATGAAAATTGGCCAttagtatttccatttttataaatatttatatcattttgcaaggaaaaagcacagaactgatCAGTTGAAAGTTTACAGtaaaaattcatttgcttttgagTTGAACTGCAACAAAATTGCTCATTCCAAGAAATTTTGCACACAGCATCTATGCTAATGTGCTTATAATTAAActgcaaaatagaaatatgGCTCAGAGAACAAagtcaggaaaaagaaaggaaaacatgctgTCAAAATCAACTTTTCTAAATCAGGGTTAGATTTATCTTAAGGATATAGCTACTCTGTCACATTAGTACAGGGCAGCATTACAGTACTGTGTGTACCGATATTGCATTTCCTTACCTCAGTATACTCCGActtgggcccctcactacaagaaagacactgaggccctggaaagtgttcagaggagggctgccaagctggtgaggggtctggagcacaggccttatgaggagcggctgagggagctgggaatgttcagcctggaggaggctcagggaagaccttattgctctctataacttcctgaagggaggttgtagtgagctgggggttggcctcttctcttgtgtaatcagtgatagaaccAGAGGGAAcggttttaagctgcgccaggggagattcaggctggacattaggaagtattacttctcggaaagggtagtcaggcattggaatgcactgcacagggaggtggtggagtcaccgaccatgggagtgttcaagaaacgtttggatgttgtgttgaggaatatgatttagctgggaagtattggtaatggttggactagatgatcttctaggtcttttccaaccttgataattctgtgattctgtgattctgtgacttcttttctttgaaacatCACATTATCATCCTagtcacagaattgttttaCATGTGTTTTTGTAATTCATACAcctttgaaatgcatttgatCCTCCTCTTCACTGGTATTCTCAGTCTGAACTCTTAAAATTCTTGTGTAGTACTACGTGTTTCCAATTTTCTTATTCTTAAGGGCTTTCAGGAAGAATTCTGTAGCATTTTTAATTGcgatcaaaagagaaaaaaataaataccccaatcttctacatttttatgtttggtaataaaaatgtaaaagtgaAATCTACATTTTCTCAGCGCTATTGCTACTACATGCTGctacatttatttacttttttctttgaaaggagATGCTGCTTCACATTGGACTAGAACTACACAATCATCCTCTTCCTCTTAGGAAAGAATAAATGCTGCTCTTGCTTGCTTCTTCATGAACTGCATTCTACAGCTCAGTTTATCcagaataaaaaagcaaaaaatcccTAAAGTtgtatagaagaaaaattatcacAATAAAATATGAAGTGCTTACCTTGCCAGGGTTTTGTTCCTTGAAGTGGGACATTTcttgaagaaatacaaataaattcatcagtgcttctgaaagGCACTGATTTATTCTGGGTCTGTAGTCTTGCCTGGAACTGATGACTTCCCAGCTGAGtaaaatgaacacaaatacaCAACAACTTTAGTTGTAGCTCTTATAATACTGAAGTTTGTTGAAAATATGTGAAGCCCTACTGGCTTCCAAACTAACCATGTTGAAAAGATACAGCCTTTAGTTATCAATCAGATGCTGCAGGCTAAACATATTTtacagacattttttctttacatactGTACAAGCTGTAGGAGTTCATAAGAATTTTAACTTTTCTCAGCAGGAAGTTATTTGATTGGCTGCTTTTGCCTCTCTACAGGACGCACACACAGCCTACTACTGTTGCGTCATACTTCATTAGCTATGATTTATGTTCATTCTTATTTACCTTCTATTGTATTTTGGAACATGAACTTGTTAATATCACTCACTTCTTGGTACAAGGAAAGCTATGGAGATTTCCAAGTATTTGAACATATGCTTGTGTTTTTGTGCATTCATTCTCAGAATGAA
The window above is part of the Coturnix japonica isolate 7356 chromosome 2, Coturnix japonica 2.1, whole genome shotgun sequence genome. Proteins encoded here:
- the RETREG1 gene encoding reticulophagy regulator 1 isoform X2 gives rise to the protein MSHRFVALTPWRVYHLTSLIILGLLVLQIIKDLVLSRVKGAQLWRSITDNWEVISSRQDYRPRINQCLSEALMNLFVFLQEMSHFKEQNPGKFCLLVCSVCTFFTVLGSYIPGVVLSYVLLLCAFLCPFLKCNEFGQKLCNKFKSVLKKLDFGIVEYINQKKKERSETAKTKATEDDSELDISALCPKVSPAVVAKELSVSDTDVSEVSWTDNGTFNLSEGYSPQTDTSDDFDRPSDHEEAFARELSEFPSLENGAGTNDDDDSSIGMPIQQNRIKEQMSSKAEHSSRPSKERPSTAGLSLPLTSDQTFNLMSGIAGDVIAAAVSAAIKDQLQSVQPAPSHAVPSLSEETDTEEADDFELLDQSELEQIEKELGLSQGQEAESQEKKKSSGFLSHLLGNH
- the RETREG1 gene encoding reticulophagy regulator 1 isoform X4, coding for MSEMPDSEDLGQDESWEVISSRQDYRPRINQCLSEALMNLFVFLQEMSHFKEQNPGKFCLLVCSVCTFFTVLGSYIPGVVLSYVLLLCAFLCPFLKCNEFGQKLCNKFKSVLKKLDFGIVEYINQKKKERSETAKTKATEDDSELDISALCPKVSPAVVAKELSVSDTDVSEVSWTDNGTFNLSEGYSPQTDTSDDFDRPSDHEEAFARELSEFPSLENGAGTNDDDDSSIGMPIQQNRIKEQMSSKAEHSSRPSKERPSTAGLSLPLTSDQTFNLMSGIAGDVIAAAVSAAIKDQLQSVQPAPSHAVPSLSEETDTEEADDFELLDQSELEQIEKELGLSQGQEAESQEKKKSSGFLSHLLGNH
- the RETREG1 gene encoding reticulophagy regulator 1 isoform X3; this encodes MFVALTPWRVYHLTSLIILGLLVLQIIKDLVLSRVKGAQLWRSITDNWEVISSRQDYRPRINQCLSEALMNLFVFLQEMSHFKEQNPGKFCLLVCSVCTFFTVLGSYIPGVVLSYVLLLCAFLCPFLKCNEFGQKLCNKFKSVLKKLDFGIVEYINQKKKERSETAKTKATEDDSELDISALCPKVSPAVVAKELSVSDTDVSEVSWTDNGTFNLSEGYSPQTDTSDDFDRPSDHEEAFARELSEFPSLENGAGTNDDDDSSIGMPIQQNRIKEQMSSKAEHSSRPSKERPSTAGLSLPLTSDQTFNLMSGIAGDVIAAAVSAAIKDQLQSVQPAPSHAVPSLSEETDTEEADDFELLDQSELEQIEKELGLSQGQEAESQEKKKSSGFLSHLLGNH
- the RETREG1 gene encoding reticulophagy regulator 1 isoform X1, translated to MASGASARPQQPETGGESGGGGGRERPQGPQDAAPVEVSGGAGAAAALLGETGLAVGCCIAAALSWERPLHSLGGFVCANLLFWFVALTPWRVYHLTSLIILGLLVLQIIKDLVLSRVKGAQLWRSITDNWEVISSRQDYRPRINQCLSEALMNLFVFLQEMSHFKEQNPGKFCLLVCSVCTFFTVLGSYIPGVVLSYVLLLCAFLCPFLKCNEFGQKLCNKFKSVLKKLDFGIVEYINQKKKERSETAKTKATEDDSELDISALCPKVSPAVVAKELSVSDTDVSEVSWTDNGTFNLSEGYSPQTDTSDDFDRPSDHEEAFARELSEFPSLENGAGTNDDDDSSIGMPIQQNRIKEQMSSKAEHSSRPSKERPSTAGLSLPLTSDQTFNLMSGIAGDVIAAAVSAAIKDQLQSVQPAPSHAVPSLSEETDTEEADDFELLDQSELEQIEKELGLSQGQEAESQEKKKSSGFLSHLLGNH